The Caretta caretta isolate rCarCar2 chromosome 5, rCarCar1.hap1, whole genome shotgun sequence genome contains a region encoding:
- the LOC125637460 gene encoding uncharacterized protein LOC125637460 gives MQSSSAQVTMMESQNRKRAPAWTEREVRDLIAVWGEESVLSELRSSFRNAKTFVKISQGRKDRGHNRDPKQCHVKLKELRQAYQKTREANGRSGSEPQTCRFYDELHAILGGSATTTPAVLFDSFNGDGGNTEAGFGDKEDDDDDEVVDSSQQASGETGFPNSKELFLTLDLEPVPPEPTQGCLLDPAGREGTSAACVSMITGSSPSQRLVKLRKKKNALAMKCSPSSCCPPTLTEHRRMRGGK, from the exons atgcagagctcatcagcacaggtgaccatgatggagtcccagaatcgcaaaagagctccagcatggaccgaacgggaggtacgggatctgatcgctgtttggggagaggaatccgtgctatcagaactccgttccagttttcgaaatgccaaaacctttgtcaaaatctcccagggcaggaaggacagaggccataacagggacccaaagcagtgccacgtgaaactgaaggagctgaggcaagcctaccagaaaaccagagaggcgaacggccgctccgggtcagagccccaaacatgccgcttctatgatgagctgcatgccattttagggggttcagccaccactaccccagccgtgttgtttgactccttcaatggagatggaggcaatacagaagcaggttttggggacaaagaagatgatgatgatgatgaggttgtagatagctcacagcaagcaagcggagaaactggttttcccaacagcaaggaactgtttctcaccctggacctggagccagtaccccccgaacccacccaaggctgcctcctggacccagcaggcagagaagggacctctg ctgcatgtgtttcaatgatcacaggatcttctccttcccagaggctagtgaagcttagaaagaaaaaaaacgcactcgcgatgaaatgttctccgagctcatgctgtcctcccacactgacagagcacagacgaatgcgtggaggcaaataa